TCGGCGACGTCGCCTTTAGTGAGGCGGTGACTATGGGGTATTTAATGCGGCCCAACTCGATTACGGCTAATCGCATTAATCGTTTAGAGGCCATGGCCGAAATAATCGAGCGTATCGGCCATCATCCAGACATCCTACCGCTAACTCGCAAACGGGCTAAGGCATTGTTAATTGAATTTTATGGCGAGTATTATCGCGAATCGGGAGACAGGCTAAACGCGCTCAAGCATGCCTTGATTGCATTAAGTCTGCATCCCCACAAGCGAAATGTGAAAAACCTACTGCATGATTTTAAGTATTTGCTGGTACCGAACATTCAGCAAGGCATTACAAATTAAGCACTTTTTTAGATATATTCTATTCTAGAATAAGGAGGTGTCTGATGGCACATATTTTATTAGTCGATGATGAGCCCGAAGTGCTCAATGCCTTAACTCGAATACTGCGCAAGCAGTACCAGATAACGACAGCCAATAGCGCCAGCGAAGCATTATCGATTTTAAATGAGCATTCGATTGATCTGATTATCTCTGATATCAGAATGCCAATAATAGATGGGATAGAGTTACTGACTCAAATTCGTGACCGCTATCCAAACATGGGCCGCGTTCTGCTATCTGGATATGCCGATATGGAACAGTGTCAGCGAGCCATCAACGACGATGTCGCAAAAATTATTTTGGCTAAACCTTGGGATAATTTTGAACTAAAAAATATTGTCGCTCTGTTAATTGAGTTCAACCAACTCAGAGCAGAGAACGAGATACTATCTCAACAACTCACTCATTTAGGAGCCTCAGTATGAAAGGGATTATTTTTACCAACTTTGCAGATTTTATAAGCGATAGCTTTGGCCTAATCGCATGGCAAAACATCCTAGATGACACAGCACTTGATGAGGATGGTTGCTACGTCGGCACTATGACCTACCCTGACAACGAGTTTATGGCGTTGTTTGTTTCCGCCTGTACTCACTGTCAACGCGATTCTGTGGAGATGCAACTTGAATTTGGCCGTTGGCTGTTTCCTATTTTACTTGCTAAAAGCCCTGCAGAAGTGAAGCTTATTGATAATCTTAAAGAGTTTTTATTTTCAATTGATACGGTGATCCATGTTGAGGTAAAAAAACTTGACCCTGAAGCGCAAACCCCCTCACTGCATTGCACACAGCTTGATGAAAAAACGGTATGCTTAGATTACCTGTCTTCACGAGGCATGGGCTATTTGGCTCAAGGGTTAATTGAAGGGGCATCATCACATTTTAATGAGACCACGACCATCACGATTACCCCTAGCGAAAGCCCTGAAAAGTTTAAAATTATGGTCTATTTCAAATGACCGACGATTTACAAACGCAACTCATTGCCACTGAAAAAGCGCTGTTACGCGAAAAGCGTGCTCGCATGCAAGTCGAATTGCAGCTTGAAGAATTTAGTCACCGTGCCTATGAATCAAAAGTATTACTTCTCGAAGCGTATGAACAAGCCTCAAGTAAACAAGTGCATCTCCAATTTCTTTCTTATTTGACTTCCGATATTTTATCTGAGAAATCGCTGGATGAATTAATTACCGCCTTCATCGAACATGTATTAATGCTGGTTGATTACCAGTTTGCTTTTAATATTAAGTATCATCACCCTCACCCAGAGCAATCTCTGATCAATATTAAATTACGCTCTCAACCGTGGCAGCCCTTTGCTACCGATGAAGAATTCTTAACCCATATTGCAAAACTCAAACAGTCAAGTCATGATGAATGGCAGCTATGTCAATATGATCGCAGTTTGTTTTATACCATCAAGTCATTACCCCAGAGCAAAGAGCTATTGAGTGTGGTGTATCCACTGTCAACAACCGAATCAGGTCTCATCGCAATTGCACTGGATCATAATGAGAATTCCAATGAATTTTTGCAGACAATTAATACTGCAATTAAGCAGTTAACGTCTGCGATTTTTAGACGCAAAACCGAAGAAAAATTACATCGTAATTATGTCAAACTCAAAGCGACCTATAACGAATTACAAAAAACGCAAAAGCAATTATTACAAAGTGAAAAAATGGCCTCGCTAGGTCAGTTGGCTGCCGGGGTCGCCCATGAAATTAATAATCCACTCGCCTACATTAATAGTAATTTAGAAACCTTACTGGATTATGTTGGCGAATATAGCGATCTGTTAAAGCAGGTCGAAGAAATGCTCAGTGATGAGCAAAAACTACAACTCAAAAATATCAAATCATGCGCTGATTTTGATTTTGTAGAACAAGACTTTCAACAACTCGTGCCAACAACCCTTGAAGGGGTTTTACGAGTCAAAGAAATCGTCGATAGCCTAAAATCGTTCTCCCGTGCCGACGATGGCTCTGCGGCCCAACAGATCTCATTAACACAATGTATTCAAGATTCACTCAAAGTGGTGTGGAACTCACTAAAATATGGCCACACCGTCAACATGCTGATCCCAGATGATCAACCGCTGATAATTCAGGGATTTTATGGGAAATTACAACAAGTCTTTGTCAATTTTTTTGTTAACGCCGCACAAGCAATGCCCGATGGTGGTGAACTCACAATCGCAGCCAAGACCGAGCAAGGTTATCATTGCATCACGATTACTGATACAGGGTGCGGCATGGATGAAGCCACGCAGCGCCAAGTCTTCAATCCATTTTTTACCACCAAACCCGAAAATGTCGGTACTGGGCTTGGATTATCCGTCAGTTTTGCTATTTTACAATCCCATCATGTCGACATTCATATCGACTCCACTGTTGGCGTAGGCACGACATTTACGCTTAATTTCCCCATTCCTGAAGATGAATAATCGATATTGCTGTACAAATTAACTACCTCAATCAATTTTTACGAAAGAGACTATCGATTTTATTGAGTGTATTTTGTGCGAAAGTTCCGTAATACTAGCCACATCAAAACAAATAACCGAGGTGATAATGTTTACAGTAATTTTTGGCCGTGATGGCTGCCCCTATTGTGTTCGTGCAAAAGAGTTAGCAACAAAATTAACTGAAGAACGTGATGATTTTTCGTTTAAGTATGTTGATATTATTAAAGAAGGTATTTCTAAAGCAGACTTAGAAAAATCTGCGGGTGTCCCTGTCGAAACCGTACCGCAAATATTTTTAGACCAAAAGCACATTGGCGGCTTTACTGACTTTGAAGCCTATGCGAAACAAAATTTAAGCCTTTATCAGTAAAAACGGGTGCTTGCGACTTATTGTTGGTGAATTAAACAAGCACTTACTCGCTATTTCCTGTATACTACGCGCCTCTTTCAATTTGTGAGGCGCATTAATGTCCGAACCAGTCACTTTTTCATCCTTAAACCTTTCTTCTGAAATCTTAAAATCTGTCGAGAAATTAGGCTACGTTACCCCTTCAGAAATCCAAGCCCAATGTATTCCTATGTTACTAGATGGAAAGGATGTACTCGGACTCGCCCAAACAGGTACAGGTAAAACAGCCGCATTTGCATTACCTTTACTGAACAATATTGATGCCAGTATCAAGCACCCACAAGTATTAGTGTTAGCGCCTACCCGTGAGCTCGCAATTCAAGTTGCAGAAGCGTTTGAACAATACGCCCAGTTTGTATCTGGTGTTAACGTATTAGCTCTGTACGGTGGCCAAAGCTATAACGTTCAATTAAGTGGTCTACGCAGAGGCCCACAAGTGATTGTTGCCACACCAGGTCGATTAATCGATCACCTTAATCGCGGTACAATCAAATTTGATACCCTTAAGGCCCTTGTACTTGATGAAGCGGATGAAATGCTGCGTATGGGGTTCATAGATGATGTTGAAACCATCATGGCTAAAACACCTAAAAATAAACAAACGTGTTTATTCTCAGCCACCATGCCACAGCAAATTCAAAGTATTTGCAGCACCTACTTAGAAAATGCTGAGCACGTTAGAATCTCACCTCGAAACAGTACTGTAGAAAGCGTTGAGCAAGTCTATTGGCAAGCTAATACACATAAAAACAACGCCATTATTCGTTTCTTACAAGCTGAAACATATGATGGTGCCATTGTATTTGTTCGCACCCGAAATGACACAGTGCAAATTGCTGAATTACTCGAGCAAGCTGGTTTTTCTGCAGCCCCTCTAAATGGTGATATGAACCAGCAAGCACGTGAGCGTACGGTTGAGCGACTCAAAAATGGCTTACTGGATATAGTGATTGCGACCGATGTTGCTGCACGTGGTCTGGATGTAGAGCGCTTATCGTTAGTCATTAACTATGATATTCCACAAGATTCAGAAGCATATGTACACCGTATTGGCCGTACCGGTCGTGCTGGGCGCACTGGTAAAGCGATTTTGTTTGTAAAACACAACGAGCGTTACTTACTTAAAAATATTGTTCGTCATACTAAATCAAACATTACACAAGTCGGCATGCCTAGTACGGAGCTTGTTGAGCAAAAACGCATTGAACAATTGGCTGTAAAAGTAGCAGCCAGTGCTGAGCAAAAAGATATTCTGTATTACAACGAATTAGCAGAGAAATTATCTGAGCAACTAGGCCTTGAAGGCAATGACTTAGCTGGTGCTCTATTGTTTCTTGCTCAACAACACGCGCCGATTAAAGTAAAAGAAGTGCCAATTCACCGCGAAGCACGAAATGATCGTGATAATAAATCTCGTGATAGAAATTCACGTCAAGAGCGTGAAGGCCGCGGTCGTCGTGACGAGCGTAGCCCTAGAGCTGAGCGCAGTGACAAACCTCGTGAGCGTCGTAACAGCGATAACGGACCGATGGATACATATCGTATTGAAGTGGGTCGTGAGCACGGCGTACAAGTGAAAAATATCGTTGGTGCCATCGCCAATGAAGCGGATATTCCAAGCAAGTTCATTGGCGACATTCGTTTATTTGATGATCACAGTACTGTTCAGTTACCACTGAATATGCCACAAGATACGCTTAAACACTTCCAAAAAGTCTTTATTTGTAAGCGCCCAATGAATATGCAGCTTCATAAAGATCAAGCATCAAATCAAGCATTTGAAAAGCCTAGAGAAACAGGCCGCCCACGCAGTGCCGAAAAACGAGGCCAAAAACACCCTCGTAAAAACTAATAAAAAACCAGTCGAAAGACTGGTTTTTTTTTCATCACACTAACCATAACAACCGGCAAACGTGGGGTCGCGTTCATAACACCTCATAAATGCATCAACTACATAATGGTCATACACAATACCTCGCCCTTGCATGAGGACCTCGATGGCTTTTTTCTTTCCGGGTGCAACGCGATAAGGACGATCGTTGCTCATCGCATCAAACGTATCAGCCACCGCGATAATTTTCGCTTCTAAGCAAATTTCATGTTCGGTTAGCCCATTAGGGTATCCACTGCCATCAAGCCGCTCATGGTGTTGACCTATCATGTCTTTAATTGGCCAAGGAAAATGAGTATCACGAAATATTTCTAAGCCATGTCTTGGGTGTGCTTTTAAAAGCAGTAGCTCTTCAGCAAATAATGCACCCGGTTTGGTTAATATAGAACTTGGGATCAGCATTTTACCGATATCATGGATCAACGCCCCTACGTATAAGCCCAAACAGACTTTTTCTTCGAGCTGCAGTTCTTTACCTATATCAGTGCAAATATAAGCAACATGTTTTTGGTGGTCGGCAGTGTAAGGATCACGAAGCTCTAAGGTATGGGAGATTGCTTTTAGCATTTCCAGCAGAATCTGCTGTGGACCTTGCTGTAAAAATTCCGCTTCGATTAATTGCTCACGAACTTTAATTCGATTCACTTTATGACCGACTTTTTGCCAAATCGTATCAATAAAGTGGCTCGTGTTACGAATATCGTCATCTTGATAATCAGTGCTTTTATTGCCAACACCAATCACAGCAACAATTTTATCAGCGATAAATAATGGAAAAGCTAAATGATTAAGTAGCTTAAAATGCCCTTCAGGCAAACCTTGTGCGCCTTGGCTCGTAGTGTATTGATTATGCACCACCCAATGGCGCTCACGAATCGCATCTGCCCAAATTCCTGCCTCACTAAGCGGATAATGACTTTCTATCGTTGCGGTGCAATAACTCAAAACAGATTTTGACCACACTGTTAAACTTAAGGTTTCACTCGCTTCTTCATATAAATGAAAGTAGCCAATTTCACTGTCAGCAAAATTGACAACTAACTCTAAAAAGTCTTGATACACGCCTCTCATCGTATAATAGTCACGATGTTCAAACGCCTGAAGCAAAGACATGTCCATACTCCACCTCCTTTGTATCTATCGAGTATAGACTTATTTAGATAAAATTTGCGCTCAATGTCAGTAAATTACATCGCCAAATTGCTTGCTAATCATCTGATGAGTCACCAGTGTTTTTAATCTCCGAGACCCGAGTCACTAATAGCTGCTCAACGCGGATCCCATCAATGTCAATAGCCTCAAACTTAAATCCTGCATGAATGACATAATCGGCACGTTTGGGAATGCGCTTCATCATATAAATTAAAAATCCAGCTAATGTTTCGTATTGATTATCATCAGGAAATTCGTTAATTTCGAGCAGTTTCATCAGATCAACAATTGGTGTAACACCATCGACCAACCACGAATTAGCATCCCGTTGCACGATTTGCTCTTCGCCATGAAACGTGACCAAATTCCCCATAAAACTGCTCATCAAATCTTTGACCGTCACCATTCCCACCACTAATGCGTATTCATTAACCACAATTGCAAAAGGCTGTGCCGCAGACTTAAATGCATTAAGCGCTTCTGACAGCGTCAGTGTCTCGGGTAAATAAAAAACATCACGGTTGATCATCTTATCGTCTAAATGCGCAGTTTCACCTTTGAGCAATTGACGTAAAATTTCTTTTGACTCAATTGAGCCAATTAATCGGTCTAAATGCCCATCACAGACTAAAAAGTGGTTATGTGGGTGTTCTAAAATCTTGGCACTAATGGTTTCGCTGGAGTCATTTATGTCAAAATAGACAATAGATTCGCGCGTAGTCATTGCGGTGGGTAAAGTCCGCCCTTCAAGTTCAAATACATTGCCAATTAAATGGTATTCTTGTTGTTGTAATGAGCCATCTTGTGCTCCCGCTTCCATCATTGCGACAATGTCTTCGGTGGTGACAATTTCTTCACGTTCCGTCGGCAGTTTAAAAATGCGTAAAATAAGGTTACTGATGCCATTAAAGGTCATAACAAGTGGCGTTAAGGCAAAAGTAATCCCATTCATTAACGTCACTACTTTCGCTGCCACCACTTCAGGCATAATCATCGCGATACGTTTAGGGAGTAAATCTGCGAATAAAATGAATAAAGAAGTGATCACCAAAAACGACAAGAAAAAGCTAATTTGATCGGCTAAAGGGCCCACATAAATAAGACTGACTAATTCAGAAATATAAGGAGTGAGTGTTTGCTCACCAATGATACCGCCTAAAATAGCTATCGCATTGAGCGCTATTTGGATCATGGCAAAAAAACTACCAGGCTGTTCTTGCAAGGTCATTACCGCTTGCGCTTTGCGGTTGCCTTCATCCGCCATTACACGCAACTTAATTTTTCGAGCTGCAGCAATCGAAATTTCGGACATGGCGAATAATGCCCCAAAGATAATTAAGATGCCAATGCCTATTAAGTCACTCATTCTAATACTCCAAAAATACGTTAACACTGTGCTAACAGTGTTGCTTAGTCAAAAAGCGAGCAATTATTATGGAATATCAGAGTAACAGCAATGCTTTTATCTGAAAATCAAAAATTAATTTTTAGAGACTATTTATCAATAGCTTGTATTATTTTTTATTCGCAAAGAAAGGGAGAAATCAAGCCAGAAGCAGGCCAAAGCCTACTTCTGTCGGATGGACTATTCTGCGAGCGCTTTAACTTGCTCCCAAATTGTCACAACGTGCACTTTGTCTTCGTCGGTTAATTCACCGTCACGGTAGGCTTTGACTAAGCTTTTTTCTACTTTCTCATTGAGTTCGTCAGCACTTAGGGCTAGCTCTTCAACTTGCGCATATCCAACCGCTAAATCAAAGTGGCCACGTAAATACCCCCCGGCAAACAATTCATCATCATTGGCTTTTTCAACCAACTGGTCAAAAAAATGTTGCGCTTGTTCTACATACTCTAAATACGTCATTTGTTTTCCTCAATGTGCCCCACGCGATACAACACGTGGTCATTAAATCCGGTTGTTACATTCATGTAGCCACTAAGCGCATCGTCAAGCTCACTGTCACCGGTATCGGCAATCAGAGGGCGACCGTTTAGTGCCTGTAATTTAGTTTTTGTAGCCACGACGATGATATTGTCTCTGCCGATGGCTTGGATGAGTGCAGGACTAAGCTGCTGATTGCCACGGCCAAAAATGTGCCCTTGCCCACCAATCAAAGTGATGACTAATTTTGTCGGTTTGTTGGCAACATAATCAAGGAGTTGTTGAGCAGTTAAATCACTGGCTATCAACTGCTGATCGTCGACTAAGTCAACGCCTAGCAAGGTATTCTCTAAGCCCATTTCGGCCATAATAGCGCCGACGGTCGAACCTGAGCCCATAATGTATTGCCAGTCTTCATCCATTTCTGAGACAACATACGCCGCAATATCTGCGAGCACTAATTCATCCGTTTCCTTACCGCCATTTTTTACCGCTTGCACATAACGAAGCTCTGTCGGCACTTTCATTTCACCATAACGTTTCGCTTTAACGGTACCGGCCCGAAACGCTTCTTCATCAATGTCCATCACATCCGCTTCGCCAAGTGTTACCAGCTCGCCTTTGACTAACAGTTCGACCACGCGCCCTGCCGCTTTTGGGGTAATTGCATACACACCCGAATGAATTTTGCAGCCTGCAGGAATACCCAGTACTGGCAAGGTATCGTCGATAATATGGCAAATATTACGCGCTGTACCATCGCCTCCTGCAAACAGTAATAAGTCAACGCCTTGCGCTTTAAGGATCTGCGCGGCTTGCTCAGTATCATCGGGGCAGGTTGGCGTGCCCGCTTGATAAATCACTTGGCAGCTAAACCCTAGCTCAGTTGCTAAACGCTCCCCCATCTCGCCACTTACCGTTAGCACTTCAATCTGTGACTGATAAGGGATTAATTGCTCAAGCGCTGCTTTTGTACGAATATTAGCTTTTGGCTCAGCACCTAACGCAATGGCTTGTGCAGCCGTTTGGGCACCATCGCTCCCTTTGAGAGCAACCGAACCACCTAAACCCGCGACAGGGTTAATAATCAAACCTAATTTAAATTTCATGACATGCTTCTTGTGGTTGAATCGTCAAATCATCGTGCCAAGTAAACTGGCTGACTTTCATCGGCCAAGGGGTACCATAAAAGTGTGCTAACACACGCAAAAAAGCCTCAGTACGTGCGTTGAGACCCTGCTGTAATAAATACATAACACGTTGATATACTTCTCGCTGAAAACTGACGCGACAGGGCTGAACACCATTTAAGTTGTCACAGGAAACATTGAATTTAAATCCTGCAGCTGCACACAATAGCCATTCTATCGCTTGCGGTTTGACTTCAACAGTTTGAAATGCAACTTGCTGCTGTTCATCGCGGCCATCCGGACAATACCAGTAACCATAATCTTCCTGCAACCGACGTTGCTCTCCCGCCACCAGCCAGTGCGCAATCTCATGTAAGGCTGACGCAAAATAACCATGAGCAAACACAATTTGATGAAATGAGCAGCTTTGATCAGCGGGCAAATAAATCGGTTCGTCTTGCCCTTTTATGAGCCGAGTTTGATGGCTGGCAAAAAAAGTCTCGTCAAAAAGAGACATTAAATCAGTGATGTGATGCATACAATAGCTTTACGGCGCTGCTTTAGTGAGGGTGGCAAATTTAAGTGAGCCGATTGTACGGATTTTTGCGCTTAAAGTAAAAGCACTGTGTGAATAGCTTATGCTAAACACACAGTGAATTGAGTGACCGCAGCCAAGTTTAGATTTCGACCCCAGCTTCATCGATAGCAACAATTTGTGTTTCTTGTAAAGCGGCGTCTATCCAACGGTTTAAATCTGGGCAAGCAAGTACATGCTTCATGTACGCTTGACTGGGCGCTGACATTTCAATTGCGTAGGTGATTAAGCGCATCACGACCGGCGCAAACATCATGTCTGTAATGGACCATTGGCCAAATAACCAGCTCCCTTTATCTGTGCTTTGAGTGGCTTGCATACATTGACTAAAAATATCGTCAATCCGTGCGATGTCTTTTTTGGCTGTGCTGGATAACTCAACCATACGTTTAGCGCGAATGTTCATAGGCATTTCATTTCGTAATGCCATAAAACCAGAGTGCATTTCACACGCTAAAGCTCTCGCTTTAGCTCGCTGAGCGGGTTCTTGCGGCCAACCACTGCCATTTAAATACGTTTCGTTGATATATTCACAAATAGCCAACGAATCCCAGACCGTTACATCGCCATCCACTAAAGTCGGTACTTTTAATGTCGGAGTGACTTGCTTAAGCGCCTGATAAAAGTGTTCAGTATCAAGTTCAAGTTGGGTTTCTTCAAATGAGATACCTGATTTTGCTAACATTAACCAGGCTCGAAGTGACCAGCTCGAATAGTTTTTATTACCTATATACAATTGCATTATCGATTCCTTTGATTGATTACTCAGATAAAATAAGGCATTTTTATCCTTATAACTAACTGATAATTTTTATAACACCCATTCGATATTCGAATAGGTTAAAGGGCAATATGGATTTAGAAGCACTACGCAGCTTACTTGCATTTGTCGAAACGGGCAGCTTTACTCGTGCAGCCTTGCAAGTGCATCGCAGTCAATCAGCTGTGAGTATGCAGATGAAAAAGCTTGAATCTGACGTAGGCCAGCGCTTATTCGTCAAACAAGGCCGTGACTTAACACTCACACAAGCAGGTTTAGCTTTAGCCCGCCAAGCCCATGCATTAGTGCAATTACATGATAAAACGCTAAAGGAGCTAAAAAGTAATCAACACAATACCGTGTTACGTTTGGGGTGCCCTGATGACTATGCGCAGACTATTTTACCCAAATTGGTCGACTTATTACGCCAACACATCAACCCCCTTGATCTTCAAGTAAGTTGCGCTTCAAGTTCTTTGATCCGCCACCAACTCGATTGTGGTCAACTCGATGCTGCAATTTTAACCCGATCTCCAGGCTCTGAAGAAGGCCACTTTTTACAGAGCAGCCAAGGCGCATGGTTTAAACATGTTGATTTTGAAGTTGATCAGCAGCAAGCGCTGCCTATCGTGGTCTTTCAACGTGATTGCAAATTTCATCAAACAGCCATTGAAGGGCTGATTAAACTCAATCAACCTTTTGAAGTCATTGCACATTGCGGCAGTGCAGTGGCTTTAAATGGCCTCGTCGCACAAGGGTTAGCCATTGGTGCAATGGCCCAAATCAGCAATATGCAACAGCTTGTTGCTATTTCTGCACCCTATTTACCCATATTACCGGCCATCACGATTGTGCTTGCAACCAATCAGTTTTCTCACAATCCGATGACCCCTCAATTAGCACAGCAGCTCAGTGCAGCGTTTCAACACACTGAATAATCGACATAAAAAAAAGCGTTCACTGAACGCTTTTTTACTCAATAAACGATATTAACCGACCGAACCAGGGATCGGGCCATGAGCTAAATTCACATGCGGATTTTGGCCACGTTGACGCAGTAAATGATCCATTAATGTGATTGCCAACATCGCTTCGGCTATCGGAATTGCCCGGATCCCTACGCAAGGATCGTGGCGGCCTTTAGTGATCATTTCCACTGATTCATTACTGGTATTAATGCTGTTACCGGTAATCGTAATGCTCGAGGTTGGTTTAAGGGCAATAGACGCAATAATATCTTGGCCGGTTGAAATACCCGCCAAGGTGCCACCAGCATGATTAGAGGTAAAACCTTGTGGGGTGAGTTCATCGCGGTGTTCAGAACCTTTTTGCTCAACCACGGCAAAACCATCTCCAATCTCAACGCCTTTGACAGCATTAATACTCATCAAAGAATGGGCAATTTCCGCGTCAAGGCGATCAAACACAGGCTCACCTAGCCCAACTGGGACACCGGTGGCAACGACCATTACTTTTGCACCAATCGAATCACCGGACTTTTTAAGGTCACGCATGTACTCATCTAAAGCATCAATTTTGCTCGGATCAGGGAAGAAAAATAAGTTGTTTTCAACTTCAGACCAATTAAACTCTTCAGCCTTTATCGGGCCGAGTTGACTTAAACAAGCTTTAACTTCAACACCATGAAACTGCTTTAAATATTTTTTAGCAATGGCCCCTGCGGCCACCCGAATTGCGGTTTCTCTGGCCGACGAACGACCTCCACCACGATAATCTCGGATCCCATATTTATGCCAATAACTGTAATCACCATGGCCAGGTCGAAATACGTCTTTAATTTTGCCGTAATCTTGAGAGCGCTGATCAGTATTTTCAATCAATAAACCAATACTGGTCCCTGTGGTTTTACCTTCAAATACACCCGACAACAGCTTGATTTGATCGGCCTCACGGCGCTGGGTGGTATAACGACTTTGCCCCGGTTTACGTCGATCAAGATCGACTTGTAAATCGGCTTCAGTTATCTCAAGCCCAGCAGGACACCCATCGACGACTCCGCCCAAAGCAACCCCATGGCTTTCACCAAAGGTGCTGACGCGAAACAGCTGCCCTATACTATTACCTGCCATTTTTTACCTCATTCCAAAAAATGTCATTACCAGAAACCCACCTTGTTTGAAGCAAGGGGACGAAAAATCTCTCTTTTGCTACATCGATTAATCTTCGATGCTGCGAACAAGCGCTTGTTTAGAAATCACAAATACGCCTAAACCGCCTTTATCAAAATCAATC
The genomic region above belongs to Pseudoalteromonas ulvae UL12 and contains:
- a CDS encoding ATP-NAD kinase family protein translates to MKFKLGLIINPVAGLGGSVALKGSDGAQTAAQAIALGAEPKANIRTKAALEQLIPYQSQIEVLTVSGEMGERLATELGFSCQVIYQAGTPTCPDDTEQAAQILKAQGVDLLLFAGGDGTARNICHIIDDTLPVLGIPAGCKIHSGVYAITPKAAGRVVELLVKGELVTLGEADVMDIDEEAFRAGTVKAKRYGEMKVPTELRYVQAVKNGGKETDELVLADIAAYVVSEMDEDWQYIMGSGSTVGAIMAEMGLENTLLGVDLVDDQQLIASDLTAQQLLDYVANKPTKLVITLIGGQGHIFGRGNQQLSPALIQAIGRDNIIVVATKTKLQALNGRPLIADTGDSELDDALSGYMNVTTGFNDHVLYRVGHIEENK
- a CDS encoding elongation factor P hydroxylase, with translation MHHITDLMSLFDETFFASHQTRLIKGQDEPIYLPADQSCSFHQIVFAHGYFASALHEIAHWLVAGEQRRLQEDYGYWYCPDGRDEQQQVAFQTVEVKPQAIEWLLCAAAGFKFNVSCDNLNGVQPCRVSFQREVYQRVMYLLQQGLNARTEAFLRVLAHFYGTPWPMKVSQFTWHDDLTIQPQEACHEI
- a CDS encoding glutathione S-transferase family protein; translation: MQLYIGNKNYSSWSLRAWLMLAKSGISFEETQLELDTEHFYQALKQVTPTLKVPTLVDGDVTVWDSLAICEYINETYLNGSGWPQEPAQRAKARALACEMHSGFMALRNEMPMNIRAKRMVELSSTAKKDIARIDDIFSQCMQATQSTDKGSWLFGQWSITDMMFAPVVMRLITYAIEMSAPSQAYMKHVLACPDLNRWIDAALQETQIVAIDEAGVEI
- a CDS encoding LysR family transcriptional regulator, coding for MDLEALRSLLAFVETGSFTRAALQVHRSQSAVSMQMKKLESDVGQRLFVKQGRDLTLTQAGLALARQAHALVQLHDKTLKELKSNQHNTVLRLGCPDDYAQTILPKLVDLLRQHINPLDLQVSCASSSLIRHQLDCGQLDAAILTRSPGSEEGHFLQSSQGAWFKHVDFEVDQQQALPIVVFQRDCKFHQTAIEGLIKLNQPFEVIAHCGSAVALNGLVAQGLAIGAMAQISNMQQLVAISAPYLPILPAITIVLATNQFSHNPMTPQLAQQLSAAFQHTE
- the aroC gene encoding chorismate synthase, translated to MAGNSIGQLFRVSTFGESHGVALGGVVDGCPAGLEITEADLQVDLDRRKPGQSRYTTQRREADQIKLLSGVFEGKTTGTSIGLLIENTDQRSQDYGKIKDVFRPGHGDYSYWHKYGIRDYRGGGRSSARETAIRVAAGAIAKKYLKQFHGVEVKACLSQLGPIKAEEFNWSEVENNLFFFPDPSKIDALDEYMRDLKKSGDSIGAKVMVVATGVPVGLGEPVFDRLDAEIAHSLMSINAVKGVEIGDGFAVVEQKGSEHRDELTPQGFTSNHAGGTLAGISTGQDIIASIALKPTSSITITGNSINTSNESVEMITKGRHDPCVGIRAIPIAEAMLAITLMDHLLRQRGQNPHVNLAHGPIPGSVG